A portion of the Rubritalea squalenifaciens DSM 18772 genome contains these proteins:
- a CDS encoding phosphotransferase enzyme family protein, whose amino-acid sequence MSAPAQNKHDIAAIAKLFDMRADFVHAHPYGSGHINDTYCAYYDQAGQRIRYIHQRLSTEAFKKPIELMENVQRVTEHALNELLKSGDKEARRRTLTCIPSVEGTPHAIDADGNCWRTYPFIERARTYDTIESEAQAMEAARAFGEFQKLTATLPGKPLHETIPGFHNTKQRFQHLEDAIAADTHGRAAEVQKEIEWFMARKDEASIVVDLLESGELPLRVTHNDTKLNNVMLDDVTGEGVCVIDLDTTMPGSAIYDFGDMVRTATSPVAEDEEDTSKITMRMFMFEALVKGYLSSAKEFLTDKEVSLLAFSGKLLTMECGSRFLTDYLKGDVYFKVHKDRHNLIRTRSQMALAESIEAQMPEMEALVAKYR is encoded by the coding sequence ATGTCCGCACCAGCACAGAACAAACACGACATTGCCGCTATCGCTAAGCTATTCGATATGCGCGCAGACTTTGTCCACGCTCACCCTTACGGTTCCGGTCACATCAACGACACCTACTGCGCCTACTATGACCAGGCAGGTCAGCGCATCCGTTACATCCACCAGCGTCTCAGCACAGAGGCCTTCAAGAAGCCGATCGAGCTCATGGAAAACGTTCAGCGCGTTACCGAGCACGCTCTAAACGAGCTCCTGAAGTCTGGCGACAAGGAAGCACGCCGCAGAACACTTACCTGCATTCCATCCGTTGAAGGCACACCACACGCCATCGACGCTGACGGTAACTGCTGGAGAACTTACCCGTTCATCGAGCGCGCCCGCACCTATGACACCATCGAGTCTGAAGCTCAGGCCATGGAAGCCGCGCGCGCATTCGGTGAGTTCCAGAAGCTGACAGCCACTCTCCCCGGCAAACCACTTCACGAGACCATCCCAGGTTTCCACAATACAAAGCAACGCTTCCAGCACCTTGAAGACGCCATTGCTGCCGACACACATGGCCGGGCAGCTGAGGTCCAAAAGGAGATCGAATGGTTCATGGCTCGCAAGGACGAAGCCAGCATCGTAGTAGACCTCCTCGAAAGTGGCGAACTCCCACTTCGTGTTACCCATAATGACACCAAGCTCAACAACGTCATGCTCGATGACGTGACTGGCGAAGGCGTCTGCGTGATCGATCTCGACACCACCATGCCAGGTTCCGCTATTTACGATTTCGGCGACATGGTTCGCACCGCAACCTCCCCTGTTGCTGAAGACGAGGAAGACACCTCCAAGATCACCATGCGCATGTTCATGTTCGAGGCTTTGGTAAAAGGCTATCTTTCTTCCGCCAAAGAGTTCCTTACCGACAAAGAAGTGAGCCTCCTTGCCTTCTCCGGTAAGCTCCTCACTATGGAGTGTGGTTCACGCTTCCTGACTGATTACCTCAAGGGTGACGTATACTTCAAAGTCCACAAGGACCGCCACAACCTCATCCGCACACGCTCCCAGATGGCACTCGCTGAGTCTATCGAGGCACAGATGCCTGAAATGGAAGCCCTCGTTGCAAAATACCGTTAA
- a CDS encoding nucleotidyltransferase family protein, translating into MKPTLLVLAAGMGSRYGGLKQMDPMGPNGETVLDYSVYDAIRAGFGRVVFIIRHDFADEFKAQVGDKFADKIEVDYAYQDLNDLPEGFSLPEGRTKPWGTTHAIWAARDIMPTPFAVINADDFYGSDSFKQITSYFDATAKSTDGVDHYCMVGYKLQNTLSEHGSVNRGICSDENGFLKDVEEHTEIQVEEDGVCRGENLAGDRVEVSVDSIASMNFWGFPPSIMKDLEEHFIAFLKERGTEMKSECYIPTVVDEMLKSGKADCNILETSSSWFGVTYPEDKEMCVNSIRTLIDQGEYPANLWG; encoded by the coding sequence ATGAAACCAACACTTCTCGTTCTCGCAGCAGGTATGGGTAGCCGATACGGCGGCCTCAAGCAGATGGACCCTATGGGCCCAAATGGTGAAACTGTACTCGACTATTCTGTCTACGACGCCATTCGCGCCGGATTCGGGCGTGTTGTCTTCATTATCCGTCACGACTTCGCAGACGAGTTCAAAGCTCAGGTCGGAGACAAATTCGCTGACAAGATCGAAGTAGACTACGCTTACCAGGACCTCAACGATCTTCCTGAAGGCTTCAGTCTCCCAGAAGGGCGTACCAAGCCTTGGGGAACCACTCATGCTATCTGGGCAGCTCGTGACATCATGCCTACACCGTTCGCCGTGATCAACGCGGACGACTTCTACGGCAGTGATTCCTTCAAGCAAATCACCTCCTACTTTGACGCGACAGCCAAGTCCACCGACGGCGTAGACCACTACTGCATGGTTGGCTACAAGCTTCAAAACACCCTTTCCGAGCACGGCAGCGTAAACCGCGGCATCTGCTCTGACGAAAACGGCTTCCTCAAAGACGTCGAGGAACACACCGAGATCCAGGTCGAAGAAGACGGCGTCTGCCGTGGCGAAAACCTCGCCGGTGACCGCGTTGAGGTATCCGTAGACTCAATCGCTTCCATGAACTTCTGGGGTTTCCCACCATCCATCATGAAGGACCTCGAGGAACACTTCATCGCATTCCTCAAGGAGCGCGGCACAGAAATGAAGTCCGAGTGTTACATCCCGACTGTAGTTGACGAGATGCTCAAGTCAGGCAAAGCCGACTGTAACATCCTTGAAACATCTTCTTCCTGGTTCGGCGTGACCTACCCAGAGGATAAAGAGATGTGCGTCAACTCCATCCGCACCCTGATCGACCAAGGCGAATATCCCGCCAATCTCTGGGGCTAA
- a CDS encoding thiamine pyrophosphate-dependent dehydrogenase E1 component subunit alpha, whose product MAPVTEEASKKDYSQLDRDHVRKVYKAMVKARVLETKLSSLYKAGKIVGGVYLGKGQEAVSASLGACLEFNRDIFAPLIRDQAGRTAMGEDPLDATRTYLGSAEGPMRGRDGNIHRGRPKGGMFAMISHLGASVSMVGGALLARRIQGKLEGCVGAACIGDGGTSTGAFHEGLNMVAVEKLPMVVVIADNQFAYSTPTNRQYACEDLADRAKGYGVAGHTVDGTDFLATCAVMQGAVDAARRGEGPQLVVAKLLRLSGHGEHDDGSYVPQQVRESHFGQDCLDVGRAQLTEYGMATEEEIDTWWKESAEEVQAATATAQRESAPNPYTEEWSAYSCPQFKA is encoded by the coding sequence GTGGCTCCAGTGACAGAGGAAGCATCCAAGAAAGACTATTCTCAGCTCGACCGCGATCACGTTCGTAAGGTCTATAAAGCCATGGTGAAAGCCCGTGTGTTGGAGACGAAATTGAGCAGTTTGTATAAGGCTGGCAAGATCGTGGGGGGCGTCTATCTAGGTAAAGGCCAGGAGGCGGTGAGTGCCTCCTTGGGCGCTTGTCTGGAGTTCAATCGTGATATTTTTGCCCCCTTGATTCGTGATCAGGCCGGGCGTACGGCCATGGGGGAAGATCCACTGGATGCAACACGAACTTATCTGGGGTCTGCTGAAGGCCCGATGAGAGGCCGGGATGGCAATATTCACCGTGGTCGCCCGAAGGGGGGAATGTTCGCTATGATTAGTCACTTGGGGGCGTCTGTTTCCATGGTGGGTGGAGCTCTACTTGCCAGAAGAATTCAGGGCAAGCTTGAGGGCTGTGTGGGGGCTGCCTGTATCGGGGATGGAGGGACATCTACTGGGGCTTTCCATGAAGGCTTGAACATGGTGGCTGTGGAAAAGCTGCCGATGGTGGTGGTGATTGCGGATAACCAGTTTGCGTATTCGACCCCGACAAACCGGCAGTATGCTTGTGAAGATCTTGCAGACAGGGCCAAAGGCTATGGAGTGGCAGGTCACACAGTGGACGGTACTGATTTTCTGGCAACCTGCGCAGTGATGCAGGGGGCTGTTGATGCGGCTCGTAGAGGCGAAGGTCCGCAATTGGTCGTGGCAAAATTACTACGCCTCTCAGGTCATGGTGAGCATGATGATGGTTCCTATGTTCCTCAGCAAGTGCGTGAAAGTCACTTTGGTCAGGATTGTTTGGATGTCGGCCGAGCTCAGCTCACAGAATACGGAATGGCGACTGAAGAGGAAATCGATACTTGGTGGAAGGAGTCTGCCGAGGAGGTCCAAGCTGCTACGGCAACCGCCCAGCGCGAGTCAGCCCCTAATCCATACACCGAGGAGTGGAGTGCCTACTCCTGTCCACAATTTAAGGCATAA
- a CDS encoding alpha-ketoacid dehydrogenase subunit beta: protein MEVTYIDAIREAQMKALEENDKVFIYGQDIGKFGGAFKATKGLQELWPDRVLDSPISEDAMIGMAVGAAVEGMRPIVEMQFADFSSVAFNQIVNQAATHYYRTGVPVPITVRMPSGGTPGSGPFHSQSMEGIYAQYPGVVVVTPATVADAYSMLLESVELDDPVIYCEHKFLYRWLKSDSFEGDGLPIGKARITRSGKHATIVTYSAMVHEAVRAADILQQEGGWEIEVVDLRSIKPLDTDTIVASVARTGRLLALGEAFPWGGVTAEVVSRVCADGFHLLDAPPMRLNSKDTPVPYHPKLWATHRPTPESICVAMRQLLAY, encoded by the coding sequence ATGGAAGTCACCTATATTGATGCAATTCGTGAAGCCCAGATGAAGGCTCTGGAGGAAAACGACAAGGTATTTATCTATGGCCAAGACATTGGTAAGTTTGGTGGTGCCTTCAAGGCCACCAAGGGGCTTCAAGAGCTCTGGCCTGACCGAGTGCTCGATTCTCCGATCAGTGAGGACGCCATGATTGGCATGGCTGTGGGGGCTGCGGTTGAAGGAATGAGGCCGATTGTGGAAATGCAGTTTGCTGACTTTTCGTCGGTTGCTTTCAATCAGATCGTTAACCAAGCTGCGACTCATTACTATCGCACCGGGGTTCCAGTACCGATTACAGTCAGGATGCCGTCAGGGGGAACTCCGGGTTCCGGGCCTTTCCATAGCCAGAGTATGGAGGGGATCTATGCTCAGTATCCAGGGGTAGTTGTGGTGACGCCTGCTACCGTGGCAGATGCCTATTCCATGCTGCTCGAGTCTGTGGAGCTCGATGATCCAGTGATTTATTGCGAGCACAAGTTTCTCTACCGTTGGCTGAAGAGCGACAGCTTTGAAGGAGATGGCCTGCCGATTGGCAAGGCCCGTATCACCCGCAGTGGTAAGCATGCAACCATCGTGACCTACAGTGCCATGGTGCACGAGGCGGTGCGTGCTGCAGACATTCTTCAGCAAGAAGGTGGTTGGGAAATTGAGGTGGTGGACCTTCGTTCCATCAAGCCTCTGGATACGGATACAATTGTGGCATCCGTAGCCCGTACCGGGCGTTTGCTGGCCTTGGGTGAGGCTTTCCCCTGGGGAGGAGTAACTGCTGAGGTCGTGTCCCGTGTCTGCGCGGATGGCTTCCATTTGCTGGATGCGCCTCCAATGCGCCTCAATTCCAAAGACACACCAGTTCCATATCATCCGAAACTATGGGCGACCCATCGTCCGACACCTGAATCCATTTGTGTAGCGATGCGCCAGCTTTTGGCGTACTAA
- a CDS encoding dihydrolipoamide acetyltransferase family protein, whose translation MPEIPIVMPQLGESIAEATIVRFNVAVGDTVEADQEIIEVETNKATMGVTTLCGGVVKEILAEEGVSYAVGSVLGTVEATEEELERTGVTTVEAHQEEHDQAQAAEEEANVHFKTEGAGYFEPKAVEPNVKGLPVPMGKKGAHYISPRMRARMNELGLQAADISAVTGSGAGGRVTVEDLEQFLEYISTWPASSASPMRLAVADAMRRSWTRPLATVGMPLVMDRLLEYRSQQNPKPGLTLYVLRAFALALSEIPSAAGYLIGGKIVEPRAFDIGLAVQVEDGVMVPVLRSVDTKSVQELSQEYSDLVDKARARRLTEEHTKGGVATVTNFGTFGLTWATPIPLPNETLILGISAGVKKPVWSDQVETFIPVTEAELNLTFDHRVIDGGDAGRLLKRVVELLSKPETL comes from the coding sequence ATGCCAGAAATTCCAATAGTCATGCCCCAGCTCGGTGAATCCATCGCCGAGGCAACGATCGTGCGTTTCAATGTCGCGGTGGGAGACACCGTGGAGGCGGATCAAGAAATCATCGAAGTGGAGACCAACAAGGCGACCATGGGGGTGACGACGCTATGCGGTGGTGTGGTGAAAGAGATTCTGGCAGAGGAGGGTGTGAGTTATGCCGTTGGCAGTGTGCTTGGTACCGTGGAGGCGACTGAGGAGGAGCTTGAGCGTACAGGTGTCACAACCGTGGAAGCTCATCAGGAAGAGCATGATCAAGCTCAGGCTGCCGAGGAAGAAGCCAATGTTCATTTCAAGACTGAAGGTGCGGGCTATTTTGAGCCCAAGGCTGTAGAGCCAAATGTGAAAGGCTTGCCTGTACCTATGGGTAAGAAGGGGGCGCATTACATTTCTCCTCGCATGCGTGCGCGCATGAATGAGCTAGGTCTGCAGGCAGCGGATATCTCTGCGGTCACAGGTAGTGGTGCTGGCGGGCGTGTTACTGTAGAAGATTTGGAGCAATTCCTGGAGTACATCAGCACTTGGCCGGCATCCAGTGCCTCGCCGATGCGTCTGGCTGTGGCGGATGCCATGCGCCGTTCATGGACGCGACCTCTCGCGACAGTCGGCATGCCGCTGGTGATGGATCGTCTCTTGGAGTACCGTTCTCAGCAAAATCCCAAGCCGGGTCTCACGCTTTATGTGCTTCGTGCTTTCGCTCTCGCTCTGAGTGAAATTCCTTCTGCGGCTGGTTACCTGATCGGTGGAAAAATTGTCGAGCCACGTGCCTTTGATATTGGTCTGGCTGTGCAGGTGGAGGATGGTGTCATGGTGCCTGTCTTGAGGAGTGTTGATACGAAATCTGTTCAAGAATTAAGTCAGGAGTACAGTGATCTCGTGGATAAAGCGCGTGCGCGCCGTCTCACTGAGGAACATACAAAAGGAGGAGTCGCCACGGTGACAAACTTTGGAACCTTTGGCCTGACCTGGGCGACACCAATTCCCTTGCCGAACGAAACTCTCATTCTAGGCATCAGTGCAGGCGTGAAGAAGCCGGTCTGGAGTGACCAGGTGGAAACCTTTATTCCCGTTACCGAGGCTGAGTTGAACCTGACTTTCGATCACCGTGTGATCGATGGTGGCGATGCTGGCCGCTTGCTTAAGCGGGTCGTCGAGCTACTGAGTAAACCGGAGACTCTCTAA
- a CDS encoding metallophosphoesterase, with amino-acid sequence MKLPPISRRKAIFLLGAGAIGSSLDAFFIEPNYLSITEKELKLPLLPSSLDGLRIAHLTDFHYDPDSDYELQEEVIKATNAQKPDIIALTGDFIDSKTKNIAPLLEHLSKLEAKHGVFAIMGNHDGWTTSGNHMKQLFEQTGITFLINENTVLNIGGDLLAIAGSDHIWHGHPDLTRTMKGLTSKIPTLALVHEPDFFDNVVAKREVMLQLSGHTHGGQCRVPLIGYAPRTVSFGRKYIYDTFEHGQSRLFVSRGVGTTGVRVRFACPPELAMLTLKSA; translated from the coding sequence ATGAAATTACCTCCCATCTCCCGACGCAAAGCCATCTTCCTGCTTGGAGCAGGCGCGATTGGCTCGTCATTAGATGCCTTTTTCATTGAGCCCAACTACCTTTCCATCACGGAAAAAGAGCTCAAACTCCCACTTTTGCCATCATCTCTAGACGGTCTCAGGATCGCTCACCTTACGGACTTCCACTATGATCCCGACTCTGATTACGAGCTGCAAGAAGAGGTAATCAAAGCCACCAACGCACAGAAACCTGACATCATTGCGCTCACTGGTGACTTCATCGACAGCAAGACCAAAAACATCGCCCCCCTCCTAGAGCACCTCTCCAAACTGGAGGCCAAGCACGGAGTCTTTGCCATCATGGGCAATCATGACGGCTGGACCACCTCCGGCAATCACATGAAGCAGCTGTTCGAGCAGACGGGAATCACCTTTCTAATCAACGAGAATACCGTCCTGAATATTGGCGGCGACCTACTCGCCATCGCCGGCTCCGACCACATCTGGCATGGCCACCCGGACCTCACTCGCACCATGAAAGGTCTCACCAGCAAGATTCCCACTCTCGCCCTGGTCCACGAGCCTGATTTCTTCGACAATGTCGTCGCCAAGCGAGAAGTCATGCTCCAGCTCTCTGGTCACACCCACGGCGGCCAGTGCCGCGTGCCGCTGATCGGGTACGCCCCAAGAACCGTTTCCTTCGGACGTAAATACATCTACGATACCTTTGAACATGGCCAATCGCGCCTCTTCGTCTCCCGTGGAGTGGGCACCACCGGCGTCCGAGTACGCTTCGCCTGCCCACCTGAGTTGGCCATGCTGACCCTAAAGTCAGCATAA
- a CDS encoding deoxycytidylate deaminase: MKYSGVDAWAKDVSEMDMSKERLSIPQYAMALAHVASLRSEDPYRKVGAAALDFDNRVVGTAYNGLAPGFDAPEGFWDDRDKRQKFMLHAEVNLCSLFKRGEVRVIATTTMPCTACMQTLCAYGVEEIYYRDVYKQSDAPEIAKIYGIKLEQVADYPLHASGE, from the coding sequence ATGAAATATTCGGGAGTTGATGCTTGGGCTAAAGATGTGTCAGAAATGGATATGAGCAAGGAGAGATTGTCTATTCCTCAGTATGCAATGGCTTTGGCGCATGTTGCGAGCCTGCGGAGCGAAGATCCCTATCGCAAGGTGGGGGCGGCAGCTTTGGACTTTGATAACAGGGTTGTAGGGACTGCCTACAATGGTCTGGCTCCGGGGTTTGATGCTCCCGAGGGCTTCTGGGATGATCGTGATAAGAGGCAGAAATTTATGCTGCACGCTGAGGTCAATCTTTGCAGTTTGTTCAAGAGAGGTGAAGTTCGCGTGATTGCTACGACTACGATGCCGTGCACTGCTTGCATGCAGACCTTGTGCGCTTATGGGGTGGAGGAAATCTATTACCGGGATGTGTACAAACAGTCTGATGCTCCTGAAATTGCTAAAATTTACGGGATCAAGCTCGAGCAGGTAGCTGATTACCCGCTGCATGCATCTGGCGAGTAA
- a CDS encoding PEP-CTERM sorting domain-containing protein (PEP-CTERM proteins occur, often in large numbers, in the proteomes of bacteria that also encode an exosortase, a predicted intramembrane cysteine proteinase. The presence of a PEP-CTERM domain at a protein's C-terminus predicts cleavage within the sorting domain, followed by covalent anchoring to some some component of the (usually Gram-negative) cell surface. Many PEP-CTERM proteins exhibit an unusual sequence composition that includes large numbers of potential glycosylation sites. Expression of one such protein has been shown restore the ability of a bacterium to form floc, a type of biofilm.) → MKITHWICITAILPSITQHQSEAAVVITGFERTHSAEIIKNSKTKSSLQISTPISPFTDETGNTTQGASKAEYSLSYSLDPGALDSLTPPGSSTGAKLNWVSQSTVIQGGNADYSYMHSELSFKLSVSGDPVILRMDKSQVAGSTTDGTSFTIFDGSGEQVLHQLNSNAFSTLLSPGEYLISFQNHVSATERVTVSSHYNLILEIEPSSTISSPEIPEPTPALMLGLAGTTFLLVRKKA, encoded by the coding sequence ATGAAAATCACCCATTGGATATGCATCACAGCCATCCTCCCATCCATAACCCAGCATCAATCCGAGGCCGCAGTTGTCATCACTGGATTTGAACGCACTCACTCGGCAGAAATCATCAAGAACTCTAAAACCAAAAGCAGCCTGCAAATTTCTACCCCCATTTCCCCTTTCACCGATGAAACGGGAAATACCACCCAAGGCGCATCAAAAGCTGAATACAGCCTGAGCTACTCGCTAGACCCAGGAGCACTAGACAGCCTAACACCCCCCGGAAGCTCGACTGGAGCAAAGCTCAACTGGGTCAGCCAGTCCACCGTCATTCAAGGAGGGAATGCTGACTACAGCTACATGCATAGCGAGCTCTCGTTCAAATTATCCGTAAGCGGAGACCCTGTCATCTTACGCATGGATAAAAGCCAAGTTGCAGGAAGCACTACTGACGGCACCTCCTTCACCATCTTCGACGGATCAGGTGAGCAGGTCCTGCATCAGCTTAACAGCAATGCCTTCAGCACGCTTCTATCACCGGGGGAATACCTAATCTCTTTCCAAAACCACGTATCCGCCACAGAGAGAGTAACCGTCTCAAGCCATTACAATCTCATTTTAGAAATAGAACCTTCTAGCACGATAAGCAGCCCCGAAATACCTGAACCCACACCAGCCTTGATGCTAGGATTAGCTGGAACCACGTTCTTGCTGGTACGCAAAAAGGCCTGA
- a CDS encoding ABC transporter ATP-binding protein — protein MSDLFPCNGGVSGEDMQHLMDAIRIDSVSKTYDKGVQALKDVTLHVEAGELFFLLGASGCGKTTLLRTIAGLEEPDQGSIYFGERNVTNVPTHKREAAMVFQSYALWPHMSVGENVAFGLEERGIQGDELVDRTLEALEGVQLGGYEDRRIDQLSGGQQQRVALARALVVRPKCLLLDEPLSNLDAQLRLEMRTEIRRIVKEFGLTAIYVTHDQEEALSVADRIAVMHDGKVAQVGTPEEIYKMPRTQQVSQFMGEVNLMSGKVDWIVKDTEDEYVVRVITRAGEIFQGCVTERNWKPEVGDVVTISVRPEALRFDDSGDVINQVYGKVLERVYQGPTIQYLIRSVDGIYLQVSVMNPRMLREPGEEVALTSRQQDVVMLRP, from the coding sequence ATGTCAGATCTCTTTCCTTGCAATGGCGGGGTTTCTGGTGAGGATATGCAGCATCTAATGGATGCTATTCGAATAGATTCGGTCAGTAAGACCTACGATAAAGGTGTGCAGGCTCTCAAAGACGTCACGCTTCATGTGGAAGCGGGGGAGTTGTTCTTTCTCTTGGGGGCGAGTGGTTGCGGTAAAACTACTTTGCTCAGGACGATTGCGGGTCTTGAAGAGCCGGATCAGGGGAGCATCTATTTCGGTGAGCGGAACGTGACTAATGTACCGACTCATAAACGCGAGGCAGCCATGGTATTCCAATCCTATGCTCTCTGGCCTCACATGTCTGTTGGAGAAAATGTGGCCTTTGGTCTGGAGGAACGTGGTATTCAAGGGGATGAACTGGTTGATAGAACCTTGGAGGCTCTCGAGGGGGTGCAATTGGGAGGTTATGAGGACAGGCGGATTGATCAGCTATCTGGTGGGCAGCAGCAGCGTGTGGCTTTGGCGAGGGCCTTGGTGGTTAGGCCTAAGTGTCTTTTGCTCGATGAGCCACTTTCAAACCTGGATGCCCAGTTGCGTTTGGAGATGCGGACGGAGATCCGCCGGATTGTGAAAGAGTTTGGGTTGACTGCGATTTATGTGACACACGACCAGGAAGAGGCTTTGAGTGTGGCTGACCGTATTGCTGTGATGCATGACGGTAAAGTAGCCCAGGTGGGAACCCCTGAGGAAATCTATAAGATGCCGCGTACACAGCAGGTTTCCCAGTTTATGGGAGAAGTGAATCTCATGAGCGGCAAGGTGGACTGGATCGTAAAAGACACAGAAGACGAGTATGTTGTGCGAGTGATTACGAGGGCGGGTGAGATTTTTCAAGGATGTGTTACTGAGAGGAACTGGAAGCCTGAGGTCGGTGATGTGGTGACGATTTCAGTGCGCCCTGAAGCCCTACGTTTCGATGACAGTGGAGACGTGATCAACCAAGTTTATGGCAAGGTGTTGGAGCGAGTCTATCAAGGACCTACCATTCAGTATCTGATTCGAAGTGTGGACGGCATCTATCTGCAAGTATCCGTAATGAATCCGAGAATGCTCCGTGAACCAGGCGAGGAGGTAGCCCTCACGTCTCGACAGCAGGATGTAGTGATGTTGCGTCCGTGA